A genomic window from Bos javanicus breed banteng chromosome 13, ARS-OSU_banteng_1.0, whole genome shotgun sequence includes:
- the MOCS3 gene encoding adenylyltransferase and sulfurtransferase MOCS3, whose amino-acid sequence MPLTTTSGKKPGMAAREEVLALQAEVAQREEELSSLKQRLAAALSTGQESARSVPVSPLPPRAALSREEIRRYSRQLVLPELGMQGQLRLAAAAVLVVGCGGLGCPLAQYLAAAGVGRLGLVDYDVVEASNLARQVLHGEALAGQAKVFSAAAALRRLNSAVECVPYAQALTPATALDLVRRYDVVADCSDNAPTRYLVSDACVLAGRPLVSASALRFEGQLTVYHYGGGPCYRCVFPRPPPAETVTSCADGGVLGAVTGVLGCLQALEVLKTAAGLGPSYSGRLLLFDALRGDFRCIRLRRRRPDCAACGERPTVTDLQDYESFCGSSATDKCRSLRLLSPEERISITDYKRLLDSRSPHLLLDVRPQVEVDICRLPHALHIPLKSLERRDAESLKVLGEAIREGKQGAQEGASVPIYVICKLGNDSQKAVKILQSWADLDSLTVKDVVGGLMAWAAKIDGTFPQY is encoded by the coding sequence ATGCCTTTAACGACGACTTCCGGAAAGAAGCCCGGCATGGCGGCCAGGGAGGAGGTGCTGGCCCTACAGGCCGAAGTCGCGCAGCGTGAGGAGGAGCTGAGTTCCCTGAAGCAGAGGCTGGCGGCAGCCCTTTCGACGGGGCAGGAGTCAGCGCGCTCGGTTCCGGTGTCGCCCCTGCCTCCCAGGGCCGCCCTGTCCCGAGAGGAGATCCGGCGCTACAGCCGGCAGCTCGTGCTCCCGGAGCTGGGCATGCAGGGGCAGCTGCGCCTGGCGGCCGCGGCCGTACTCGTAGTAGGCTGCGGGGGGCTCGGCTGCCCACTGGCGCAGTACCTGGCCGCAGCCGGCGTCGGCCGCCTGGGCCTCGTGGACTACGACGTGGTCGAAGCGAGCAACCTGGCCCGCCAGGTGCTGCACGGCGAGGCCCTGGCCGGCCAGGCCAAGGTCTTTTCGGCGGCCGCCGCCCTGCGCCGCCTCAATTCAGCGGTGGAGTGCGTGCCCTACGCCCAGGCGCTGACCCCGGCCACGGCGCTGGACCTCGTCCGCCGCTACGACGTGGTGGCCGACTGCTCCGACAACGCGCCCACCCGCTACCTGGTGAGCGACGCTTGTGTGCTCGCCGGCCGGCCCCTGGTGTCCGCCAGCGCGTTGCGTTTCGAGGGCCAGCTCACGGTCTACCACTACGGCGGGGGGCCTTGCTATCGCTGCGTGTTCCCCCGGCCACCCCCGGCGGAGACGGTGACCAGCTGCGCGGATGGCGGGGTGCTCGGGGCGGTCACCGGGGTCCTGGGCTGCCTGCAGGCGTTGGAAGTGCTGAAGACCGCTGCGGGCCTGGGCCCCTCTTACAGCGGCCGCCTGTTGCTTTTTGACGCACTCCGAGGAGATTTCCGCTGTATCCGGCTGCGGAGGCGCAGGCCCGACTGTGCCGCCTGCGGGGAGCGGCCCACCGTGACCGACCTGCAAGACTACGAAAGCTTCTGCGGTTCGTCGGCCACGGATAAGTGCCGCTCCCTCCGGTTGCTGAGCCCGGAGGAGCGGATTTCCATTACGGACTATAAGCGACTTCTGGATTCTAGGTCACCCCACCTGTTGCTGGACGTCAGGCCTCAAGTGGAGGTGGACATCTGTCGTCTGCCTCACGCCCTGCACATCCCTTTGAAAAGTTTGGAACGGAGGGATGCGGAGAGCCTGAAAGTCTTGGGAGAAGCCATCCGGGAAGGGAAGCAGGGCGCACAGGAAGGGGCGTCTGTCCCCATTTATGTGATTTGCAAACTGGGCAATGACTCCCAGAAAGCTGTGAAGATCTTGCAGTCCTGGGCAGACTTGGACTCTTTAACAGTTAAGGACGTTGTCGGGGGGCTCATGGCCTGGGCTGCCAAAATCGATGGAACGTTCCCGCAGTACTGA